Proteins co-encoded in one Deltaproteobacteria bacterium genomic window:
- a CDS encoding IS1380 family transposase has translation MKRLILEQSNDEFYTSHSGLALAGACINRHSDLGRQVGRLSRGGGQIADIDILRSYLGLLCLGKSDFQAITGMRDDDFFQQALGIGRVPSTERLRQRLDEAAADGLIPLVFRSSQSMLKQLGVKVSGYADGLVPLDVDVFPQDNSNTRKEGVSRTYKNFDGYAPIAAYLGMEGWCLEVELRPGSQHGQAGFVVFIQRVIKAAHVLIEQEIVVRLDSAHDALETREALAAAENVRFLIKWNPRNSNELAWRDRVFSEGKVTTPRAGKRVGLLVVDEPMQVNGSAYPCKRIVRVTERTTDRHGQLLLTPDITLEGWWTDLDMEPEQVIALYRDHATSEQFHSEFKTDLDLERLPSGKFATNALVMALGTFAYNILRTIGQMGLLGQFAPIRHPAKRRRIRTVIQELIYLAARLISTGRRLILRFSRHCPVFAAFQGVYRQLVPAR, from the coding sequence ATGAAGCGACTGATCCTCGAGCAGAGCAACGACGAATTCTACACCAGCCACTCCGGCCTGGCCCTGGCCGGCGCGTGCATCAACCGCCACAGCGACCTGGGGCGGCAGGTGGGCCGGCTGAGTCGAGGTGGCGGCCAGATCGCCGACATCGACATCCTCCGCAGCTACCTGGGGCTGCTGTGCCTGGGCAAGAGCGATTTCCAGGCCATCACCGGCATGCGCGACGACGACTTCTTCCAACAGGCCCTGGGCATCGGTCGCGTTCCCTCGACCGAGCGTTTGCGGCAGCGACTGGACGAGGCGGCCGCCGACGGCCTGATCCCGCTGGTTTTCCGCAGTTCGCAATCCATGCTCAAGCAACTCGGCGTCAAGGTCTCGGGCTATGCCGATGGCCTTGTGCCCCTGGACGTGGACGTGTTCCCCCAGGACAACTCGAACACCCGCAAGGAAGGGGTGAGCCGCACCTACAAGAACTTTGACGGTTATGCGCCCATCGCCGCCTACCTGGGCATGGAGGGCTGGTGCCTGGAGGTCGAACTGCGCCCCGGCAGCCAGCACGGGCAGGCGGGGTTCGTGGTGTTCATCCAGCGGGTCATCAAGGCGGCGCATGTGCTCATCGAGCAGGAGATCGTGGTCCGTCTGGACTCGGCCCACGACGCGCTGGAAACCCGGGAGGCTCTGGCCGCGGCGGAAAACGTCCGCTTCCTCATCAAGTGGAACCCGCGCAACAGCAACGAGCTGGCTTGGCGGGACCGCGTGTTCAGCGAAGGCAAGGTGACCACGCCCCGGGCCGGCAAGCGGGTCGGTTTGTTGGTGGTCGACGAGCCCATGCAGGTCAATGGGTCGGCTTACCCCTGCAAGCGGATCGTGCGCGTGACCGAACGGACCACCGACCGGCATGGCCAGTTGCTGCTCACCCCGGATATTACCCTGGAAGGCTGGTGGACCGACCTGGACATGGAACCCGAGCAGGTGATCGCCCTGTACCGGGACCACGCCACCTCGGAGCAGTTCCACAGCGAGTTCAAGACCGATCTCGACCTGGAGCGGCTGCCCAGCGGCAAGTTCGCCACCAACGCCCTGGTCATGGCGCTGGGTACCTTTGCCTACAACATCCTCCGAACCATCGGCCAGATGGGACTGCTTGGCCAGTTCGCCCCGATCCGCCACCCGGCCAAACGCCGCCGCATCCGCACGGTGATCCAGGAACTGATCTACCT